From a single Canis aureus isolate CA01 chromosome 5, VMU_Caureus_v.1.0, whole genome shotgun sequence genomic region:
- the CROCC gene encoding rootletin isoform X1: MSLGLEESSEAQPTLETVIQTLESSVLRAGQEEGLSAQDPAQDAPRTAGLPARIREIVTRNLSQPDSQAPLPATEMASVLSLQEENQLLQQELSRVEDLLAQSRAERDELAIKYNAVSERLEQAVRLESGELETPEPRGLVRQSVELRRQLQEEQASYRRKLQAYQEGQQRQAQLVQRLQAKTLQYKKKCSELEQQLVERSTELERQRLRDTEHSHDLESALVRLEEEQQRSASLAQVNSMLREQLDQASSANQALSEDIRKVTTDWTRCRKELEQREAAWRREEESFNSYITNEHSRLLLLWRQVVGVRRLVSEVKMSTERDLLHLGGELARASRAIQEADLGLSAGLRLAESRAEAALEKQALLQTQLEEQLRDKVLQEKDLAQLKVQSNLDKANLSARVTELALTVERLQNQNLEKDQVNKVLTEKLEALESLRLQEQAAVETEDGEGLQQTLRDLAQAVLSDVDSGVQLSGSERTADASDGSLRGLSGPRTPSPPRRASPGRGRSPRRGPSPACSDSSTLALIHSALHKRQLQIQDMRGRYEASQDLLGTLRKQLSDSEGERRSLEEQLQHLRDKTDGATQAHEDAQREAQRLRSTISLLSREKDSLACSLQAAQQQAEELQQEREKLQAAQEELRRQRDQLEEEREATAQDSARTRRELERSHRQLEQLEVRRSGLAKELVEVREALSCATLQRDVLEAEKAEVAEALSKAEAGRVELELSMTKLRVEEASLRDSLSKLSALNESLAQDKLGLNRLVAQLEEEKAALLGRQRQVEQEASLAREEQERLEQLRLEQEVEQQGLEGSLRVAEQAREALEDQLPTLRQERCRLQEQLAQLSRQLSGREQELEQARRETQRQVEALDRASREKEALARERAGLAVQLAAAEREGRTLSEEATRLRLEKEALEGSLFEVRRQLAQLEARREQLEADGQALLLTKEALTGELVGLRQQVTTTEEKAALDKELMAQKLVQAEREAQASLREQRVAHEEDLQRLQQEKEAAWRELEAERAQLQSQLQREREELLARLEAEKEELSEEIAALQQERDEGLLLAESEKQQALSLKESEKTALSEKLMGTQHSLAAISLEMERQKRDAQSRQEQDRSTVNALTSELRDLRAQLEEAADTHAQEVKRLQEQARNLERQRESSTREAEELRTQLRLLEDARDGLRRELLEAQRQVREGQDGREAQRQEASELRRSLSEGVQEREALRRTNEELRAAVKKAESERISLKLANEDKEQKLALLTDARVAVGKEAEELRAGLQEVERSRLEARRELQELRRQMKMLDSENARLGRELVELQGRLTLGERTEKEGRREALGLRQKLLKGEASMEAVRQELQGAQRKLQEQEGEFRARERGLLGSLEEARGAEKQQLDHARSLELKLEAARAEIAELGLRLSAAEGRGQGLEAELARVEAQRRVEAQRRAAEVQLGGLRSALRRGLGLGRSPSPAPLPSPSSPTRSAPAGGSGEGLRSPSPLERSPGCEPPSPGPTTSPASPDLEPEAVRGALREFLQELRSTQRQRDELRAQMSALSRQLAELEAERDNATSRVRQLQKAVAESEEARRGVDARLSGAQAQLALQEESVRRSERERRAALDQVATLERSLQATESELRASQEKISKMKANEGRLENDKRRLKEVLDASEGRTIKLELQRRSLEGELQRSRLGLSDREAQAQALQDRVASLQRQVADSEVKAGTLQLTVERLSGALVKVEESEGLLQDKVQGLTEALAQNSASLTSSQDKNLHLQKALTACEHDRQVLQERLEAARQALSEARKQSSSLGEQVQTMRGELADLELQRAEAEGQLQQLQEVLRQRQEGEAAALHTVQKLRDERRLLQERLDSLQGALAQREAEKREVERSALRLEKDRVALKRMLDKVEREKLRSHEDTVRLNAERGRLDRTLTGAELELAEAQRQIQLLEAQVVALEQDQSPGRLEADEQRQLELQQEVERLRSAQVRTERTLEARERAHRQRVRGLEEQVSTLKGQLHQELRRTSASFPSASGPAGQ; the protein is encoded by the exons CTGGAGCAGGCTGTGCGGCTGGAGTCTGGGGAGCTGGAAACGCCAGAGCCCAGGGGGCTGGTGCGGCAGAGCGTGGAGCTGCGGAGGCAGCTGCAGGAGGAGCAGGCCTCCTACCGGCGCAAGCTGCAGGCCTACCAGGAAGGCCAGCAGCGGCAGGCCCAGCTGGTGCAGCGGCTGCAGGCCAAG ACTCTCCAGTACAAGAAGAAGTGCTCGGAGCTGGAGCAGCAGCTGGTAGAGAGATCCACAGAGCTGGAGCGACAGCGGCTGCGG GACACAGAGCACAGCCATGACTTGGAGAGCGCCCTCGTCCgcctggaggaggagcagcagag GAGTGCCAGCTTGGCCCAGGTGAACTCCATGCTCCGAGAGCAGCTGGACCAGGCGAGCTCGGCTAACCAGGCTCTGAGTGAGGACATCCGCAAGGTGACTACCGACTGGACACGCTGCCGTAAGGAGCTGGAGCAGCGGGAGGCGGCGTGGAGGCGTGAGGAGGAG TCCTTCAACAGCTACATCACCAATGAGCACAgccgcctgctcctcctctggagGCAGGTTGTGGGAGTGCGTCGGCTGGTCAGCGAGGTGAAGATGTCCACCGAGAG AGATCTGCTGCATTTGGGAGGAGAGCTGGCCCGGGCCTCAAGAGCCATCCAGGAGGCGGACCTGGGGCTGAGTGCAGGCCTGCGGCTGGCTGAGAGCCGGGCTGAggcagccctggagaagcaggcactGCTGCAGACCCAGCTGGAGGAGCAGCTGCGGGACAAGGTGCTCCAGGAGAAGGACCTCGCCCAGCTGAAGGTGCAGAGCAACCTGGACAAGGCCAATCTCAGTGCCAG AGTGACAGAGCTGGCCCTGACCGTGGAGCGCCTTCAGAACCAGAATCTGGAGAAGGATCAGGTCAACAAGGTCCTTACTGAGAAGCTTGAGGCCCTG GAATCCCTGCGGCTCCAGGAGCAGGCGGCCGTGGAGACAGAGGACGGAGAGGGGCTGCAGCAGACCCTGAGAGACCTggcacag GCCGTCCTGTCGGACGTGGACAGCGGCGTCCAGCTAAGCGGCTCCGAGCGCACGGCCGACGCTTCGGACGGCAGCCTGCGGGGGCTCTCGGGCCCCCGGACGCCctccccgccgcgccgcgcctcGCCCGGCCGCGGCCGCTCCCCGCGCCGAGGCCCATCCCCGGCCTGCTCCGACTCCTCCACGCTCGCCCTCATCCACTCGGCCCTGCACAAGCGCCAGCTGCAGATCCAG GACATGCGTGGGCGCTATGAGGCCAGCCAGGACCTCCTGGGCACCCTGCGGAAGCAGCTCAGCGACAGCGAGGGTGAGCGCCGCAGCCTGGAGGAACAGCTGCAGCATCTGCGGGACAAGACTGACGGGGCCACCCAGGCTCATGAGGACGCCCAGCGCGAGGCCCAGCGTCTGCGGAGCACCATCAGCCTCCTGAGCAG GGAGAAGGACAGCCTGGCCTGCAGCCTGCAGGCGGCCCAGCAGCAGGCCGAGGAGCTACAGCAGGAGCGGGAGAAGCTGCAGGCGGCTCAGGAGGAGCTGCGGCGCCAGCGGGACCAGCtggaggaggagcgggaggccACGGCCCAGGACAGTGCACGGACTCGCAGGGAGCTCGAGCGCAG CCACAGACAACTAGAGCAGCTGGAAGTGAGGCGCTCAGGGCTGGCGAAGGAGCTGGTGGAGGTGAGGGAGGCGCTGAGCTGTGCCACGCTGCAGCGGGACGTGCTGGAGGCTGAGAAGGCCGAGGTGGCTGAGGCGCTGAGCAAG GCAGAGGCTGGCCGCGTGGAGCTCGAGCTCTCAATGACCAAGCTGAGGGTGGAGGAGGCCTCTCTGCGGGACTCCTTGTCCAAGCTGAGCGCCCTCAATGAGAGCCTTGCCCAGGACAAGCTGGGTCTGAACCGCCTTGTCGCCCAG CTAGAAGAGGAAAAGGCAGCCCTGCTGGGCCGGCAGCGGCAGGTGGAACAGGAGGCCTCCTTGGCGCGGGAGGAGCAGGAGCGGCTGGAGCAGCTGAGGCTGGAGCAAGAGGTGGAGCAGCAGGGCCTGGAGGGCTCCCTCCGGGTGGCAGAGCAGGCCCGGGAGGCCCTGGAGGACCAGCTTCCCACACTGCGCCAGGAGCGCTgcaggctccaggagcagctggcGCAG CTCTCCCGGCAGCTAAGCGGGCGGGAACAAGAGCTGGAGCAGGCACGGAGGGAGACGCAACGGCAGGTGGAGGCGTTGGACCGGGCATCCCGGGAGAAGGAGGCGCTGGCCAGGGAGCGGGCCGGCCTGGCGGTGCAGCTGGCGGCAGCTGAGCGCGAGGGCCGGACCCTGTCGGAGGAGGCCACGCGCTTACG CCTGGAGAAGGAAGCCCTGGAGGGTAGCCTGTTTGAGGTGCGGCGGCAGCTGGCGCAGCTCGAAGCCCGCCGGGAGCAGCTGGAAGCCGATGGGCAGGCCCTGCTGCTGACCAAGGAGGCCCTGACTG GAGAGCTGGTGGGCCTACGGCAACAGGTGACAACCACGGAGGAGAAGGCAGCTCTGGACAAGGAGCTGATGGCTCAGAAGCTGGTGCAGGCTGAGCGGGAGGCCCAGGCCTCTCTGCGGGAGCAGCGGGTGGCTCACGAGGAGGACTTGCAGCGACTCCAGCAAGAGAAG GAGGCTGCCTGGCGGGAGCTGGAGGCCGAGCGGGCCCAGCTGCAGAGTCAGCTGCAGCGGGAGCGGGAGGAGCTGCTGGCACGACTGGAGGCCGAGAAGGAAGAGCTGAGTGAAGAGATCGCCGCCCTGCAGCAGGAGCGTGATGAGGGCCTCCTCCTGGCCGAGAGCGAGAAGCAACAG GCCCTGTCCCTGAAGGAGTCCGAGAAGACAGCACTGTCGGAGAAGCTGATGGGCACACAGCACAGCCTGGCCGCCATCTCCCTGGAGATGGAGCGACAGAAGAGAGATGCTCAGAGCCGGCAGGAGCAGGACCGG AGCACCGTGAATGCTCTGACGTCCGAGCTGCGGGACCTACGGGCCCAGCTGGAGGAGGCTGCAGACACACATGCCCAGGAGGTGAAGAGGCTACAAGAACAGGCCCGAAACCTGGAGAGGCAGCGGGAATCCTCCACGCGCGAG GCAGAAGAGCTTCGGACGCAGCTGCGCCTGCTGGAGGATGCCCGGGACGGGCTGCGGCGGGAGCTGCTGGAGGCCCAGCGCCAGGTACGGGAGGGTCAGGATGGCCGTGAGGCCCAGCGCCAGGAGGCCAGCGAGCTGCGGCGCAGCCTGAGCGAGGGTGTCCAGGAGCGCGAGGCCCTGCGGCGGACCAACGAGGAGCTGCGGGCGGCCGTGAAGAAGGCTGAGAGCGAACGGATCAG CCTGAAGCTTGCCAATGAGGACAAGGAGCAGAAGCTGGCGCTTCTCACGGACGCACGGGTGGCTGTGGGCAAGGAGGCCGAGGAGCTGcgggctgggctgcaggaggtGGAGCGCTCCCGGCTGGAGGCCCGCAGGGAGCTGCAGGAGCTCCGGCGGCAG ATGAAGATGCTGGACAGTGAGAACGCCAGGCTGGGCCGGGAGCTAGTGGAGTTGCAAGGCCGCCTGACGCTGGGCGAGCGGACAGAGAAGGAGGGCCGGCGGGAGGCCCTGGGCCTCCGACAGAAGCTGCTGAAGGGCGAGGCCAGCATGGAGGCCGTGCGGCAGGAG CTCCAGGGGGCCCAGAGGAAGCTGCAGGAGCAAGAGGGCGAGTTCCGGGCCCGCGAGCGAGGCCtgctgggctccctggaggaggcgcGCGGCGCGGAGAAGCAGCAGCTGGACCACGCCCGCAGCCTGGAGCTGAAGCTGGAGGCGGCGCGGGCCGAGATCGCGGAGCTGGGGCTGCGGCTGAGCGCAGCTGAGGGCCGGGGGCAAGGCCTGGAGGCCGAGCTGGCCCGGGTGGAGGCGCAGCGGCGGGTGGAGGCGCAGCGGCGTGCGGCTGAGGTCCAGCTGGGCGGCCTGCGCTCAGCCCTGCGCCGGGGCCTGGGCCTCGGGCGctcccccagcccggccccgctGCCCTCGCCCAGCTCCCCGACCCGGAGTGCACCGGCCGGAG GAAGCGGCGAAGGGCTCAGGAGCCCCAGCCCCTTGGAACGCAGCCCTGGCTGTGAGCCGCCATCCCCAGGACCCACCACCTCCCCGGCCTCTCCAGACCTGGAACCGGAGGCAGTGCGGGGGGCCCTCCGGGAGTTCCTGCAGGAGCTGCGGAGCACCCAGAGACAGCGG GATGAACTTCGGGCCCAGATGAGCGCCCTGAGTCGCCAGCTGGCTGAGTTGGAGGCTGAGCGGGACAATGCAACATCACGGGTGAGGCAGCTGCAGAAGGCCGTGGCCGAGAGTGAAGAAG CCCGGCGTGGTGTGGATGCGCGGCTGAGTGGGGCCCAGGCCCAGCTGGCGCTGCAGGAGGAGAGCGTGCGGCGTAGTGAGCGGGAGCGCCGGGCCGCCCTGGACCAGGTGGCCACCCTGGAGAGGAGCCTGCAGGCCACGGAGAGTGAGCTGCGGGCCAGCCAG GAGAAGATCAGCAAGATGAAGGCCAACGAGGGAAGGCTGGAGAACGACAAGCGCCGCCTGAAGGAGGTGCTGGACGCCTCCGAGGGCCGCACCATCAAGCTTGAGCTGCAGCGACGCTCGCTCGAGGGGGAGCTGCAGCGCAGCCGCCTGGGCCTGAGTGACCGCGAGGCCCAGGCCCAAGCCCTCCAGGACCGGGTGGCCTCCCTGCAGAGGCAG GTGGCGGACAGTGAGGTAAAGGCAGGGACCCTGCAGCTGACAGTGGAACGGCTGAGCGGGGCCCTGGTCAAGGTGGAGGAGAGCGAGGGGCTCCTGCAGGACAAGGTGCAGGGCCTTACAGAAGCCCTGGCCCAGAATAGCGCCAGCCTTACCAGCAGCCAGGACAAGAACCTGCACCTGCAGAAGGCCCTCACCGCCTGTGAACATGACCGCCAAGTGCTCCAG GAACGGCTGGAGGCCGCCCGGCAGGCGTTGTCCGAGGCTCGGAAGCAGAGCAGCTCCCTGGGTGAGCAGGTGCAGACGATGCGGGGCGAGCTGGCGGACCTGGAGCTGCAGCGGGCGGAGGCAGAGGGCCAGCTGCAACAGCTCCAGGAG GTGCTGCGGCAGCGCCAGGAGGGTGAGGCTGCGGCCCTGCACACGGTCCAGAAGCTGCGGGACGAGCGGCGGCTGCTGCAGGAGCGCCTGGACAGCCTGCAGGGTGCCCTCGCCCAGCGGGAGGCCGAGAAGCGGGAGGTGGAGCGGTCAGCGCTGCGGCTGGAGAAGGACCGGGTGGCCCTCAAGAGGATGCTGGACAAG GTGGAGCGGGAGAAGCTTCGCAGCCACGAGGACACAGTACGGCTGAATGCGGAGAGGGGCCGCCTGGACCGCACGCTCACGGGGGCCGAGCTGGagctggctgaggcccagaggcagaTCCAGCTGCTGGAG GCCCAGGTGGTGGCACTGGAGCAGGACCAGAGCCCAGGCCGGCTGGAGGCGGACGAGCAGCGGCAGCTGGAGCTGCAGCAGGAGGTGGAGCGCCTGCGCAGTGCCCAGGTGCGGACGGAGCGCACCCTGGAGGCGCGGGAGCGGGCCCACCGGCAGCGGGTGCGCGGGCTGGAGGAGCAG gtGTCCACGCTGAAGGGGCAGTTGCACCAGGAGCTCCGGAGGACTTCAGCGTCCTTCCCCTCTGCGTCCGGCCCCGCAGGGCAGTGA